In Cicer arietinum cultivar CDC Frontier isolate Library 1 chromosome 7, Cicar.CDCFrontier_v2.0, whole genome shotgun sequence, the genomic window ATTCGGTCTTCCCCACTGGCAGAAAACTACAAAAGTTTAActaaaacacaattaaattttgttacCAAGAGTATTGAAgttttaatttatgaaaataaaagtgataaaatgTAAGTAGATGTATTAATGTTGTGTTCCATGTGAGTTATGAAATGAAGATTATGGAACACATTGGCATTGACTTATTTATTGATGAAAAGAGATAGATTTAGCGAGAAGGAATGAGTGGAGGAAATAAACAAACCTTACATGAAGAACATAAATCAGCATAGAGAGTAGATATATGAGACATAGGAAGGGAAGCATTTATGCAAGAGACTCTTCTGAAACCCATCTTTTTCCCCGAAATACGCTCCTTAAGTGCTTCAAACTCACGCTCAGCCAAGTACCTCGCATGATCCTTTTGCAAAACGATTATTATAGCTGAAATTGGGTATTTTGaaaataggaagaaaaaaatgattgaagTGGAAAACTGACTTGGAGTCCGAAAGTGTCGGGACGGAATTGATTGAAGGAACGAACGCGGAGAGAGGAAGCGGCCCAGAGCTCATCTTCGTAGAAGGATTCAGCGATGGTGATGAGAGAAGTGTCGATATTTTGGGTGCAAATGTTTGTGGAAGAAGAAGAGGATTGGATTTGTGTTCTGAGGTTGGAGAATATTGAAATTGGAAACGAACAAGAATAAGAATGAATTGTTATTGGAGGAAAATAACAGAGCGAAGACGTTAGCGCCATTATTATGTTTATCTTATTCGTGGCTACATCTGCATcttattctttttcttcttttcgataactttctttctttttttgccAAACAATGTACACACAAATCGTTTTACGATATAATTCATGCTCTCTCAACTTTCGTGATTATACCTTTGGACAAAcgtattttaaaaaactataaaaaaaaacaagtgtGGTTGGGATTAGatcaattattcattttttttttatctctgttGTCAacttatcaattaaaatatggcaaataaagttataaatcgccaaatttcatataaaaatgataattttataagttaacGTTATATTGAATTGATACATTGAAATACCATGCCACGTCATAATTATCacacaaaattttcaaataatttatctatGCATTGGTATGCAATAAATGATTATCACGTGAGATAAATGAAAAGTAATACATAtttgagattaaaaataaataaataaagcttATATGATGAAGCTAGTCTGGCATATTACAAATAGTCGTTATAATTTGTGGGTGAAAGTTATGAAGGCTAAGTATGTTTGTGGTACATGTATTGTCCTTATTTTGAATCATAATAAACAACTTCTACTAACACTTGGAGAGGCATTGTTAAAGGTCATATCACTTGGACCATTCATTGTTCAGGTTATTACTTATTAGTAACCATATCCCAGTTAAGTGCTGGAATTTCATGCCAAATATTatgcttataaattataatgtttcTTGGAATTAGGATTCCATTTGGCCTTTGGTTCATAATTTCATCGTTGACAAGATTTTCCAGTTTGATAGTCATCCTCAAATGGCAGTTTTACTATGAAATATGCTTATAAGTTGTTACACAAATCTACCGTGCCTAATAATTTTACAATCATGTGTGGAAATGACAGAGTCCTAACTGTTATTGTACCTTCCTATGGAGACTTGTACATGGTAGGCTAAGCTTATAACCAATAATGAAAGGTTTTCTAGAGAAATAAACATAGTTGTCTTCATGCTTTTTAATTTATCATGCATTTGTTGCATGATTGTGAGGTCATGAAAGATTTCTGAAATATGGTTGTTGATTTAGAGGGGTATATATAGTATCTTCTTCAATATCAAAATGTACAATTGGCTTGACAATATAACTTACCTTCCAACAACTTTGGTTACAATAAAGAGAACTCACATGTTTTTTTGATGTAATTTTATGTGAAATATGGAAGGCTAAGAATGTTCTAATTTTTTTCTAGTAAATTGTTGTATCCATGTAGATTATTTTCAAGGTCAAGCAATGACCTTCCTTCATCTACCAAAAGAAAGTTTGTAACTATTTTTTAGTCATATCGGTTCAACGGCTATTATTGATATTGTTTTGAGTTGTCCTTCTTTAGGATGTTTCAAAGTGAGTGTAGATGAATCATATATTCAGCATCATTAAAgatttaaatgattattttcttatatactTATTAAATAGATTGAGAGTTCGCAATTCATTTTGGAGTCCTTTTCAAAGTATCAAATTGGGTTTAGATCTTCTATATACTAGTAATTCACATAATTTAAAgtgaaaaaatttaataaagttGATGGTATATAAAGGGAAAAAAAACTTAGTTACGAATACAATATTGATGAGCAAATAAATAGTGGAACGTGAGTTGCGAAAATGGCAAAGTGTTAACAATATAGCATAGCATGCCGGCTATATTACAATGTACATACCATGAtccctattttttattattattattattattattattattattattattattattattattattatttacatattGAGTTTTCTAGCATCAATCAATTTGTCACTTCTTAGTCAGCTCGTGACTGGAAAACTCATGAATTTGATTCCTTCCGTTATCGAATGTAACACACAAACGAATAAATTAAAAGCAGTTGAAAATTAACTCACTCCATCGTTTTCGAGtgataaataaatactttaaattgGCTTTAGCCCTCTCCCTATACACAACATAAACACAAAAACTGATAAGATACTCTTTGCTTACCTTTACGTAACAGTAGCGCTGAATAGCAACACTttaattgaacaaaaataaaagatacaCAAAGCATTTATTTGTAACAAGGAAATAGCTAAGCGTCTCTACTCTCTACTTGCTTCTCCGGATCCATAATTTTCTTCACCAATAAAGTACTCTATCTACGGAGTATTTAGACCAACTAAAAATATTACCGACCCctataaaatacataatatcTTCTAATAGTTGTAGTTgccatcaataaaataaaactacttttcaaaataaatatatattattagacatacaatatacttttttaaactataaattttatgggagcttcaaataaaaat contains:
- the LOC101504953 gene encoding GCN5-related N-acetyltransferase 7, chloroplastic yields the protein MALTSSLCYFPPITIHSYSCSFPISIFSNLRTQIQSSSSSTNICTQNIDTSLITIAESFYEDELWAASSLRVRSFNQFRPDTFGLQDHARYLAEREFEALKERISGKKMGFRRVSCINASLPMSHISTLYADLCSSCKFSASGEDRIVVGSLDLNQCLNLPDEIVGMKPKVSGVDITRAYLSNVCVASELHRNGLAYALLEKSKLVARNWGITDLYVHVAVDNEAAKKLYMKSGFVYESDEPAWQARFLDRPRRLLLWMGLSVT